Proteins encoded in a region of the Rutidosis leptorrhynchoides isolate AG116_Rl617_1_P2 chromosome 9, CSIRO_AGI_Rlap_v1, whole genome shotgun sequence genome:
- the LOC139867121 gene encoding uncharacterized protein, with product MNPPSEETIEDGNQRKKSVRSVNGGSSVSGAKTRRYSMGAVTTSRKSLADEGNVIPNYLRASTGSCHDFCKYGHKHENSKSKIPIVFKRTKVIHKDKVVKTVVPVETKKTTTSVKVKPSTDPKIRTPAEPILVNKKDISVPVKKAQVLKLNASTNGKETRSEPKTLQRSTSLVRPSRVTASSDGSKGFNGGIKKKDITTVKKMLSTPKTIAIKKVPTELQPLKPVFGKAASSTALKHKNSKQESPLKDQNRLQKANNKRSIADKVRTKNLLDVESESEIKPETVEFDFAHPDIDLSNPDIDLSKSDNGFIHSASESFSGKDVVEQEFTEAESEIQPESLEFDSSHFGVDFNNSTSDSLLGKTLPEEECGDVDYEVKPESEAFDLTHQDVDFIHSTSESYSGKNGEEFFEAESKVKHEMMEFDFVHPASESFSGKSVAEEELTIIDPVNESIFMNEELVEKPSIAPIVVESSNSCSDKDLIEDDELIAPAVSESSESFYDEEVILEDDYEYTDDDEEEEVEVSEEEFESETANDGKKETSVENQNKIPRKGRVIMPEDKDDEAVKLRFRRGRILDVKSENNGPRRLKFRKGRITEDKNVNQHVARRSFEKNYVEEKGDLSVASESVVLKHQGEQGKKDAQGLFNNVIEETASKLVETRKSKVKALVGAFETVISLQDGKP from the coding sequence ATGAATCCTCCAAGTGAAGAAACCATTGAAGATGGTAACCAGAGAAAGAAATCTGTAAGGTCTGTCAATGGTGGTTCAAGTGTTTCTGGAGCCAAAACCAGAAGGTACTCCATGGGTGCTGTAACCACTAGTCGAAAAAGTCTTGCAGATGAAGGTAATGTTATACCGAATTATCTAAGAGCTTCAACTGGTTCCTGTCACGATTTTTGTAAATATGGTCACAAACATGAAAACTCAAAGTCAAAGATTCCTATCGTGTTCAAAAGAACAAAAGTAATCCATAAAGATAAAGTTGTAAAAACTGTAGTTCCAGTTGAAACAAAGAAAACAACCACATCGGTCAAAGTCAAACCTTCTACGGATCCTAAAATCCGAACGCCTGCTGAACCCATTTTGGTAAATAAAAAGGATATTTCAGTACCTGTTAAGAAAGCACAAGTTTTAAAACTGAATGCATCAACAAATGGGAAAGAAACAAGAAGTGAGCCCAAAACGTTGCAACGGTCTACTTCTCTTGTGAGACCGAGTAGAGTGACAGCGAGCTCCGATGGTTCAAAAGGGTTTAATGGTGGGATTAAAAAGAAAGACATAACAACTGTTAAAAAGATGTTAAGCACACCTAAAACAATTGCCATTAAAAAAGTTCCGACTGAATTACAGCCCCTTAAACCTGTATTTGGTAAAGCTGCAAGTTCAACGGCGTTAAAACATAAGAATAGTAAACAAGAATCTCCTTTGAAGGATCAGAACAGACTACAGAAAGCTAATAACAAGCGAAGCATTGCTGACAAGGTTCGGACGAAAAACTTGCTTGATGTCGAGTCTGAATCCGAGATCAAACCCGAGACTGTGGAGTTTGACTTTGCTCATCCGGATATTGACTTGAGTAATCCAGATATTGACTTGAGTAAATCGGATAATGGGTTTATTCATTCAGCTTCTGAGTCATTTTCGGGTAAGGATGTTGTAGAACAGGAGTTTACTGAGGCTGAATCCGAGATTCAACCCGAGAGTTTGGAGTTTGATTCTTCTCATTTTGGTGTTGACTTTAATAATTCCACTTCTGACTCTTTATTGGGCAAAACTTTGCCTGAAGAAGAGTGTGGGGATGTTGATTACGAGGTCAAACCCGAGAGTGAGGCATTTGACTTAACTCATCAAGATGTTGACTTTATTCATTCCACTTCTGAGTCATACTCGGGCAAAAACGGAGAAGAGTTTTTTGAGGCTGAATCTAAGGTTAAACATGAGATGATGGAGTTTGACTTTGTTCATCCAGCTTCGGAGTCTTTTTCAGGCAAAAGTGTTGCAGAAGAAGAGTTGACGATCATCGATCCAGTAAATGAAAGCATTTTCATGAATGAAGAACTCGTAGAAAAACCATCTATCGCACCTATTGTAGTTGAAAGCTCAAATTCATGTTCAGACAAAGATCTTATAGAAGATGATGAGTTAATTGCACCTGCTGTTTCTGAAAGCTCTGAATCTTTTTATGATGAAGAAGTTATTCTAGAAGACGATTATGAATacactgatgatgatgaagaagaagaagttgaagtTTCAGAAGAAGAGTTCGAGTCTGAAACCGCGAATGATGGTAAAAAAGAAACATCAGTTGAGAATCAAAACAAGATCCCAAGAAAAGGCAGAGTGATAATGCCGGAAGATAAAGACGATGAAGCTGTAAAGCTAAGGTTTAGAAGGGGACGAATTCTTGACGTTAAGTCTGAAAATAACGGTCCTCGAAGGCTCAAATTCAGGAAAGGGAGAATCACTGAGGATAAAAACGTCAATCAACACGTTGCTAGAAGAAGTTTTGAAAAGAATTATGTTGAAGAAAAAGGTGATTTGAGCGTTGCTTCCGAAAGTGTCGTTTTGAAGCATCAGGGTGAACAG